A genomic region of Arvicola amphibius chromosome X, mArvAmp1.2, whole genome shotgun sequence contains the following coding sequences:
- the LOC119804299 gene encoding DPH3 homolog, with protein sequence MVVFHDEVEIKDFQYGKDSETYFYPCPCWDNFSITKDQFMCGETVPAPSTNKELNAEEALRNPNPEQQEMSPGGWIRC encoded by the exons ATGGTGGTGTTTCACGACGAGGTGGAGATCAAGGACTTTCAATATGGCAAGGACTCAGAAACTTATTTCTACCCCTGTCCCTGTTGGGACAACTTCTCAATCACCAAGG ATCAGTTTATGTGTGGAGAAACAGTCCCAGCGCCTTCAACCAACAAAGAGTTAAATGCTGAAGAAGCCCTCAGGAACCCAAATCCTGAGCAGCAGGAAATGAGCCCAGGTGGATGGATCAGGTGCTGA